The Andrena cerasifolii isolate SP2316 chromosome 14, iyAndCera1_principal, whole genome shotgun sequence genome contains the following window.
TAGCTCACCATACGTATGTATGCGAAAAGTGCAAAGAATCTACCCAAGACATGCCTGGGTAACCAGTTCCCAACGACTGTAACGGGAATCGTTCCATCTTTGGTTTCGGAGAAACAGTGCTCCGGATCGTGATGAGTTGTCACGAAATTAACCTCGTAACCCTTTCTCTTTAAAGCCAGCGCAGCATCGACTACCAGCCGCTCTGCTCCCCCGATTCCAAGGTCGGGATGCAGAAATGTAATTCGTGTCATTTTCATTAATCAAATCACATCAAATACAATATCCTCTTAAAAGAACAGCATTAGATCGCAATGTCCACAATACTGCCGGCCGCTAGTAACACCTGGTAACACCTGTTAGACCGTCACTGTAAAGGCTATTTTTAACACGCAAAGAAGCTGATATCATCGCGCCTGTCAAAGTCATAGAAACTGCCGAAACATTAGTCGAATGTTTATACAGCGACGATACTGCATAATACAGCTAAAATCTCTTTATGCGGTTACAATTTAGAGGAAAATTTGAAGATAATTGAAAGCGTATGTGCACGGGAACGGATTAGAAAGAAGTGCGTATTGCGGAGCATACTTGGCCGCGACATAACCAGTTGATTAACAAAAGACGTCAATCACCAGATCGTTCCCTGCGACTTCACTGATAAGGTAAACCCTGATTATTGAATTTCAGTGGTAATTAAATAGATTCTGTCGATTATGTCGGCTGTTGCGAGAAGTAACTTGGGCGGGAATGAAAAGAAACGCTTGAGAGAATCGTTTCGTCTGATGGACAGTGACGCAGATGGTTATTTAGATTATCATGAAATGAAAGCTGCGTTGAAAGCTCTGGGCTTTGCAGTCAAAAAATCTTACGTCTTAGCTGTTATGCGAATGTACGATAAGCACGGTTCTAACAAAATTAGTCTCGAAGATTTTAATTATGTTGGTGCGTGAAAGAAGATGCTTGTTAATTATGCATGGGTAGTGTTAACCTAAATAGGGTGTCGTTAAATGTTTCGAAAGTAACGTCGACTCGATCTTTGTACAGTGTCAGAGAAGTTAAGCAAACGCAGTTCTTTAGATGAAACGAAATATGCGTTTAAGGTGTTTACAAGTAATTCTACAAGTAATAGGATAACTTTAGAAGATTTACAAAGACTTAATAGAAACCTTGACTGTAACTTGACAATCGAAGAGATGGAACTTATGATCAAAGAATTTGACTCTGATCAAGATGGTTCTAGTAAGAAGATTTTAATAAGAGTCGATTAAGTTTATTGATATGACTTAAATCTGatgttatgtattttattttattctttgatGAAGTAGGTAACTATATAATGTCTATTTATGATTTTAGTCGATGAGAGTGAATTCATGGAAATTATGACGGATCTTGGAATTTAAATGAGCGTTGCTCTTCGGTTGTGAATGTAAATTGTGAATATCTTCACGATGGATTTCGGGATCAATTGGGAAGAAGAACACAGGCGTACGTTACTGGAAGGTAATGCAGTACTGGCGCGTTCGGTACAGTCGGTTGCGAGGTCTCAAATAGCTGCTGCCGAGAATGAGCAAATAGGGACAGAGGTGATTTCTGAATTGGGGGGGCAAAGGGAGCGGTTATTACAAGCTAAGAGAAGATTATCGCAAACAGATGAAGAATTGAATAAAGCAAGGAGAATACTAAACATTATGCGAAGAGGTGTTTTAATGAATAAGTTCGTATTAATTCTAATTATACTGCTAGAAGTCGCTATACTTGGTATTATCGTGTATCTAAAATTCTTTCACTCATAATATAATGCAGCGTATTAATTGGTTTGAGTATTCcatatattgtatgtatatatatgtacacagactcttaattttattaatgtaaTATGTATATTCTGTATAGAACCCATTTCAACTTGCGttataattcaaatattctaatgtATTTTACTCAAAGTTCATACAATAAAATAGCGTAATTTGAGTCCCACTAGTACATAATACTGAATATGAAGTACCAACTATATAGGTATAAATGAAATCTTAGAAATAGCTGTGTTTCATGACATTGTAATTTGTTAATGGCACCATGACATTGTAATTTGTTAATGGCACGATGACAATACAATGCAGtttaatatatgtatgtgtagATCATTGAGCTCtatactatagtctgattttcgagagttgagacctgaggcgggtccctcggtggttaaggaggaaccaatggtacgctatggATTgtggacccgcctcaggtctcaactctcgaaaatcagactataactggagtgtgaacagcgcacagagcaatggcggccggGCCAAGGAAGAGAAATATTGTGCTTTCTCTGTCTTACTACAAACTGCAaactcccacggatctgacacatgcgattggtcgtagcactttccctgccggtttcctaccaatcaacagtatatccctgcgcggaacgagtccactctaaagtggaatgcagtatagAGTTCAATGGTGATTGACCAGTGGGTAGTGGTCagtagcagagttgggcaaaatgtaatctaattacaaattacgattaaaatgtatttgtgtaattgattacacattattttctgtaatgtgacaaaattgtggtcaactacctaaattaacgattacaggaAATAATACGGGGATAGATATACAAGCTtaaaaatgctttgtaaattaattttcaagttttcattctaTTGAGAATATAGAGACAAGTCTCCTTACTCTTACTTCATGGGTAGACGGTACAGAGTctgaacacctgtctattagtATCCTATACCCCGTCTGTGGTTAGAGACACTATAGTGTTTCTATTTTCAGTCGTGTTGCCGCGCATTCTACATTCCAGAACGGTGACTTTGGGAACTACTTCAACTCAATCACCGAAGTCGGTAAAGTTAGTAGTGAATGAGAAAACAGTTCCAACCGCTAGTAGGATTGCGATCGAATTCCACTCCGAATCGATAACATTGCATGCggcacgaaaatggtaagaggGCCCCAAGAGCCCCCGCTTTGTGTGGCAAAAATTTACATAGGATGCAAGGTCTATTCTATATCTTGTCCGTGATTGAATCAAGTATTTAACAGTTATCGACGGGGCGAAGTGGAAATTAGACCGAGTGAGAACGAGCAGAATCTTTACTCTTTAGTATTTTGTGAACCGATACATGATCGGGACATGGCGTATGTTAATGTAGCCGAATGGAAAACCGATCAAGTGTGCGAGTGGTTGAAAGGTGCGAAAAGCCTAATGCCTTTTGGAATCAGTCCACCCTTTGCTAGGTAGATTTCGCGAAACCCAGTGACTTCACATACCCGTCGAAATGGTGCATCGCCGAGATATCCGTGTGAATATACCACTTGTAATGTACACCCGCAGCCTCTCTCCTGTTCCCTCTTCCCAATTTAATCAGTCACTTCGTTATATGTGTTAAACAGTGTTGATTGGTTTAATCGTCTGCAGCGAATGCGCAATTCATGAATGATGCATTATCTCGAAGAGGGAAAGTGTTAGCGCCTAGTCAGCCAGTTTCTATTTACAAATATTCTTCTACCACAAACAATAGCTCCGTTCCTTACAGCAATTATTAATGTCTTTGTTTACCTACACTGCCATGTCCATCCGTCAGTGGACACTCGGTAGCCTCGGACGAATAGCAAATTAACGCGACAGAAAAAAACGTAATATAAATTTCAGATTAATTTAGACGCAATTTGTTTCGCAGGCTTGGACAATTCTGTGCTACCCTATGTGCATAGCTTCACGAATCACGGTGTCAGTGGACAGCAACTATTAAGTCTTAGACCCGAGGACCTAGAGCATCTCGGAGTGTTGAAGCTCGGCCATCAGGAAATTATTCTCGAAGCTGTAGAGTATTTAAGAAACTTCCATTATGAACTCGATCGCGAGAATCTGCAACTTTTGGCACTGCGATTGTCTTGCCAAGCGCACAGCCTGCAAAACGAGCTCTCCCGTCAGACGGACTCTAAACCTGTCACTACTCAAACATTATCCGACGTAGCGTCGGTTATAACGGCCGTAAAGCCATTGGTGAGGTGGCTGGATCGGCCTCCCTTCAGCGGGCAACTAGAATACAATGACAAGAAAGCCGAGCTGATGAAGCTAGCCTTGGAAATGGCCACGTGCGCGCAAAGAGATAGATTCGCTGAAAAGCCGATAGAAGAAATTAGGACGATCTGCGGGCAGCTGGCGAAATTGGCGGATTATATAATACAAGATATTACTGATCCTATGATATTGCAACCTGCTAGTTTAGACCTGGCTACTTTAAAGAAGAAGCCTGGAGATGACTTAgtgagtattcaaatattttcaattactaataaacaaaataccCTTCTATTTTAGGCCTTCTATTTTGCATTCTTCTCTTTTAAAGAAGTCCATAATGTACATAGAATATATAACATATTTGACACGAGTCGTACAGTATTACACTTTATGACCAGCATGAAAAAAGTTATCTGCTACATCCTCTACAGATAATGCCGCACCCATTGATTCAACGCAACCCTAACATCCTGCTTAGATAATTCTTCTGTAGGATATAACTGAGTTGTTAACGTTGTAGAAAAAGAATAATCGTGTATTATGAAGAATTTCTGTTTCGTAGGGATTTTACATTTTGCCATCTTTTCACGGAGCTCATCAAATCGCCGAAATTAAATTCGGCTCGGCTGCGCATCAGTGCGGCAAAATGGAGGAAGGGGATGAGATAGTTCAGGTATTTTCCCCCTGATACTCCTCCACTTTATGCTGGACGTGCCaataattcgaataaatatCTTAGGTGAATTATCAGACCGTGGTTGGCTGGGAACGGAAAAATCTTCTGGAATTATTTCGCGAGAGTCCGGCCGAAGTATTATTAACTTTAAAGCGCAGGCCGAGGCACACAAAAGTATACGGTCAAATTTATATAAAGCCATATCGACTTCCAAGCAATAAGAAGACATCGTACACGACACGATGGCAGCACAATCTTCCGTCGCCGAGGCCAGAATTATTGACCATACCAGATTTTACAATGCCATTACCAAGGTATCGTCCATACCCTCCCTTTTGGCGCTCGCGTGGAGGTATGAagtttaatttctttgtaaAATCTGTTTAGGCATATGCCAAAGAATCCCAGTCCGGAGCCCGCGAGTATTTTAGACACGGTGAATATATTAGACACGATGATCATAGACAGTAGCGACTCGGACAGCGAAGCGGAACCGCCGTTGTCCATTCGATTGTATTCAACAAAACCAAGGAATTCGGTTCAGCGGCGAGCGACTATAACTGGTGCTAGTCCTACTACCAAGCATGGAATTGATATCGAACAGTTTTGGAAGGAATTGAAGCAGGAGCATAGTACAACTTCTCAATTACGAGACAAAGCAGCGTCCTGCGCTCACGGTTTAGATAACGTACCTTCGAATATACGGCCGCAATCGTGCTTGAGCATAGAGCagagcaaacgaaagaaaaGGCCCGACGGCCAAGCCGACGATAAAAAAGTGCAGTTCCAAGAGAAATTTCTTAAGCCCGATGTTCCTCAAATAGATAGCGTTACGCATGAAACGAAAGATGAATGTAAGACCGTTGAAAATTGCGAGGAAgcgttaactattagtaatacGAGCAATCCTAGCCAAGTTTCGCAAGCATCCACTAATGTTACCAATAACAATAATTCGAGTGATACAAGCGTGCCTTTAGATGAGTGCAACAATTTCATTAGAGATAGGCATAgtcataataaaaatatacaatgcAGTAAAGAGTCTAGTATATGTAGCGTTAAAGAGCGAGGTAAGTTGGACAAGAGTTACAGCACACCAGCGTACGACTTAATGGATACGGAGAGTATAGAGGAGAGGAAGCAGAAGTTGTTTCACACGCTGGAATCGTCTACAAGTAGCTTCGGTAATGTATCTACTACTAAGACTGATATTCGATTGACTTCTACGAATACCGAAGACCAACCGAAATCGATAAATATCGATGATCAAAGGCAAAGTACTCGCGCATGCTTTGCCAGCAGTGCTGTTCAAAATGTTAGCAATACGGACAGACATATTGTACAGAATAACGAAGGAGAGCAATTTGTCGAAGCATCCCAACACTCAAACTCGCTTAAAACTTTTGTACGTAACGTAAGTGATGTAAGTCCTAGAAACAGTATAGCAAACCAAAGCAATAAAGAGTGTATTATCTCAGATGTAAATAAGGGTGACAAGAATAACGTAATGGATAACTTAAGCGGCGAATTCGAGAATGTATCGGTAGCATCTAGTAATCAAAATTTTGCGAGTAATCCTAGCTCGTGTCACGAAAGGAATGAAGATAAGTCGGAACCGATGAATAGCTGTGCACAAAATAACAGCGGAAGCAATCAAAGTTTAACTAAATTCGGAAAGATTCTTCAAACATTTAATTGCACTCAGACGGaacaaaagaaattaattgaaaGGAAACCTTCCAGCGCGTCcataaaagaaaaattgcaatttgAAGAAAAGTCACGAACAAACTGTGATTTGAATTCTGCTGAGATCGATGCGTCGAATATTAATCAACATGCGCCACAAATTcagatttttcacaaaatgcaGAACGATAATACAAAAACTGAAGATGTGACTTGTCAAGGGAATATGGCACAGccttgtaaatatgtagagCTAACGAAGGTCGAATCTAGTAAGAAGCCGGATCCCAAGTCACATTCGATACCTCCGGATCCTCCTccacgaaaatatttttcaaaatcaacAGTGAATTCATCTTCAGATAATACTTTAAGGGTTTCCGAAGATCAAGAGAAGCATCGCGCATCTCAAAGACCCAATGTCAGGAGGGATCTAAAAAGACCAGAATTCTCTCTAGATAATCATATTAAAAGTAACTTGGATCTTCAAGAGAGGCAAGATTATTTTGATACGTGTAATAGCTTCGCAGAGAGATCAATAGAATTTATCGACGAAACGAACGCTTTAGGTAACGAACGCAGACCTAGTTTAAACATGGACTCTTCGTATATAGAATACAATGATAAGCAAATAAAAGAAAGCAAATCTATCTGTGATAAGTACGAACCGTTCAATGAGAAATATGCTTACGCCAGTTCGACGATGGATAGTTATAATCACGAGTCTTACGCTCAAAATACGGACTCTCCCGATGGTTCGTGCTCTTCGAAGCAATCGCAAACTCTAGAACATAAATCGAAAATTTCTGAGAAGGAGAGGAACTTCGAAAAGGGCGTAGTCAATAAGGCCATGATGGTAGCCAGAAGTATCGGGCTGCATGGGAGTCTAAGCAAATCTTCGAGTAGTAGTCCCAGGAGTAGCAGGAAACGAAGCATATTATTCGCGAGTAAGAAACTTACGTTCAAAAAGATCATTTACTAACTGATGCTTGCGTTTCTAAACactaatttctgttttattatttgtactagggaaaagaaatatttctgtgAAAGATATGGGTACAGTCGATTTAGAAGGCTGGTTAACGTACCGCACAAGAGGTGCGGGTGGTGCTTGGGCTAAAGCTTGGTTCGTGTTGAAGTGCTCCTCTTTATACAGGTTTGTTAAATAAGCTTTCATATTTGCGGGTTTACAAGCAGTTATTTGATTGTGCTTATAAATACAGGTTCAAAGCTCAAAACAGCATGAAAGCGGATTGTCTCATAGCTTTGCCAGGATTCACTGTGTCGCGAGCTGCTGAAGTGAAATCTCGAAAAtacgcgttcaaagtttaccACACAGGAACAGTATTTTATTTCGCTGCGGACACAGAAGACTCCCTTACGTTATGGTTAGAGGCAATCAACAAAGCAACTCTGGGCGCAGACGGTCACAGTCGAAACAGCGCTCTCTTCAGCGAAACCGACGAAAGCGATGGCGAGCAAAAGAGTAAAGTGAAGAATGCTCTTACGCCAGAATATAAATCGAACCTCGACAAATCATTCGGATCGTTGAAGAAAGTTGTTCGCAAGGACTCTACTGGGTATAAAGATCACGAGATTAATGGTGCTAGTTTAGATAGGAAATACTTAAAGTTTCTTGGTACAAGGAATCACAACGTACCGGTTCCAACCGCACAATTTAGGAGTTACAGGAGAGTGCTCCCCACATCTACGCCGAACAAGTAAATGTATACGCTGATGTATATCCCGTTCAAAGTGAACGTGTAATGTTAATTCTGCTTTTCAGGAAACAAGACTCTGTTCCTAATTCGCCGGATCTGCAAATGACAATCGCAGGAAGCACATTTTATGGGTTGTGCGCTTCACAGAGCACTACAGATATGTCGTGTAGTACTCAGGATATGGGTGATTACAGACGCACAACAGACAGGTAACAATTTACATTGCATGCTGTAATACCAATATTAATTTTGTTGTTCTTAATCgtagtatttatttttttaacacttcACTAAACTCGAGTTACTATATACTATCCCTTTTATTGAAAACGTAGATTTTTAACTTGAAAGAACAGTGAAAAACATTGTTATACCTTtgaatttacaataaaataattaaccCAAAGCGctgattaaatttattttatatgtttATAGTTTGTGCATGTCTTCCCTTATTTTAATCACTCCCATGTACTCTATCCTCAATTGGCTTGGAAAGAATGTTtactattaattttataatgCTATAAAGgacgtaatgaaataaatggtgGAGCAATGTTTAATGCTTAGATGTTCTAATAGCAGAAACAGAAGACCCGATGACCTGCAAGGTTTTATCACGCTAGAGGAATTCATGTTATCCCAACGGGAAGATCGGAGACAAATAACTAGGAATAGATCCGTATCGCCGCGAATGACACCTTTAACCAGCGACCACGTTCACGTTCAACATAGAAATTTTCATGACAATGGAACAGCTAACACTGAAGCAGCCGCCAATAACGATGTTGCATATGCTCGAAGTAAAACTAACGATGAAGTAGCGAATAACACTACACCCTCCTACGGGTACATGCGTAATATAGACAACTCGCACGCAGCGAGGCAATTAAGTGGTGATTTTGAttcagaaagaaacgagaataaGGGGGAATCGTCGAAATTTTCAGTTCACAAAAAGTCGAGTGAATTTAATTGCGCTCATAAGAAAAAGACGCAGGATGGATTAAGTTCGCGCCATGTAAAGTCGTACGACTCGACTCATTCAAGAAATGTTACGAATGATCAGAAACGCTCCACTTCTCTATACCATAACACATCGGATATTGATGAAAGGTTCGATAGACATGCAAGCACGGTTGGCGAATATAATACTAACGCTTGTGCGTATCAAGCACAGCCATCGAACAGTAATGAAACCTCTAGAGTATACGATTACTACTCATCGAAGAAGACCAATAGTTTTACCGACGATATCAAATCATTGCCAAAGCGACTTGCCCGAAACGATGGTAAGTTCTATGCGGAAATGGTATTTTTCATAGAGAAGCTGCAACAAATTTATATTTCAGGTTGCTCTGGGTCCAGCAGTGATCTTACATATCATGCTTCTTACGAAACGTTGCAACGCGCGAAGAAAGATGCGTCTGTAAGTCGTAAAGGGAGCTTCAACCTAACTAACCGACGTGATTACGGTCCATCGGACAAGCATTGGTTGGATTCTCTACGGCGAACTGATAAAAAGGATGTAGATTACGATAAGACTCGTTTAAAGAACGCAGCGCAGTACCAACCGCCACCTATACCATCTTCTCCATTCGAGCAGGAAGGAATGACGGCTGCATTCGAGATGCATTTGGACAAAGGCGAACAAGTCCAGAAGCCAAGTCGCTTGAGAAATCTATTCGGCAATAAATGCCAGCAGAAGCCCTGCACGTTGGATTTGCCTAAAGAGACTCAGAAAACTTTGCTGGGTGAATACGACTGCCTTCGTTTTATATTCCAATGATGTGCATCTTATACTAACTTTAGCATACGCTTCCAGGATCGCCAAGATTGCACAGAGCCCTTTTTCGAGAGAAATGTTACAACCAGTCCCGATTGCCCAGCCGATCGAACAGCCAAAGTCCCGGCGACAGTGGAATCAGTCAATCTGTTAGCTCCTTCAGTGGAAATAGCCCTCAAACCCTCAGTCAGAGTTTCAGTTCAGTGAGTTCTGTAAGTGATTGGAGTCCAGATACGCCATCGCCATCTGCTTCGAACTTAATATCAAAAGTACGTGCTCGAACAGCGTATGAGTTTCAAATGGAATCCTTACTGTAATTCGACGAACTTGCTTTCAGGGCGGCGCGAGTCATCTGTTATGCCAGAAAGGATTCACCAGCACAGGTAGAAACTCATTAAACCCGCCGACATTGCCTTACATACCACCACCCACCTCACCGCCACCCGATTACCCTGGTCTCGAGTACCCGCCGGTGTTCGAGCCCGGAACCTATTCCCTTTTGGACGCttcgttgctgcgtaatcgtaaCAAAAGCAACCGGGACCCCCATTAACCAGCGATACCATAACGTAGGATCATTGGATCTACGATGACAACAGCCAAAGATAATTCCTTTCATTATTCATTAACGTAATCAGCTGTCTTGTGTAAGAAATTTTTAAGAGTTTACTAGTATTTTTCCACGAAGTATTGGAATATAACCGTCCATTTTATGACCATTCGAAAGCTATCAAAATCGTTTTGTATGAACTGAAATTTATAAACTATCCGCTCAGAACGGCACGAGTCGAGTGTAATATACGTCAGCTGAGTGGACGACTGAAATCGATATCGCGTACCATTGCCTTTGTAGGTGTACGGGAAATACTACTTGTATCTAATTTGAGGGGATTCCTTTTATTATCgttatttgtaattatttctaGCATAAATAAGCGACTCGAGACGTTTTACTGTACTTTTCGAAGTGTTTTCGAGAGAGTATTATGTAAACTAAACATTTTATTGTATATGGATTATGTAAttctatattaattaataaggAAGCATCTTTACACGCAGAAAGTTACGAGGCCACTCTTCTTTTACATAAAGGACTATTACGAAACTTATAATTGTACATTTTCTGACGAACAAAGGGGGTTGATTAGATGAACCACGAAGCATCAAATATTTCTACGATATCTAGATCGATTCGTGTATGCAGCAGTATCTTTAAACGGTCATCTCTATTTTAAATGCTGGCGTAGAATGGTCTGTTttattgtatatgtatataaagatTTAAGCTAATGAATAATATCGAACAAAAATAACGGAAGTGCTCTTGGAAGTTAGTAAAATacgaatatattataatttgcaTTTCTATGAAATCCATTGAAAGGGTACTGCGTTAGACTTTTTGatagtattttataaataattttatatacattaatatatatatatatacacatttgTACACGATGTGATGTTCTGTGAAGTGCCTACATATcttctttatataatttttgtatataataaAGTCCATATTTTAgctattaatatatataatttgaaaGCGTATGAtttctattataatttatgctcaagagattttcaaaaagtattaCAAAGTATTAAAAAGTATTCGCGTTACGAACTATTTAtgtattttctgtatttttataatagtttgtaactatgacacaTATTTTCTAAATATACTGGAAAACATTAATTATATCTGATATAACAAAGAAATGCCTGTTTTATTATAATAAGCATTTTCCGCGTAATAGTCAGATGATATAAACGAATTCCGAAGTAACGTTAAATAAAGTTATATAATTTGCTGCTAATAATAGAAAAACGTTCTTGTTTTAGGTGAATGCTTTCGTATTCCCCGCTCGACAATTTCGTCGCTTCGATCGCGATTCGATTGAAGATATCGATCAATATCGATTCTCATACGAAGAAGAGGTATCGACTATCGAGGGATTTTTCGAGTTTGTATGGTGCGACTGGTAAATTTCTCACGTAGAATCGGTTTTTAAACCGTGTTGACCGTTTGGCTGCCAAACTTTGGTGTGATCCAGTGCATTCAAGTCGATCGTTACAAAAGATACGAATTACTTTGGTGATCGAAGAAAGTTTATAACAATACACGGTTAGTACAACAGACTTCGAAAACAAATTTAACGATTCAGATTCCCACAGTTACGAATTAATACCATTTACACTTTCAATCGCTAATAACCATATACAGCGACGAAGCGATGTATTGTAAACAATTACACAATACATTCAAGTACATCAGTAATTCTCCAAACTTTCTAGAATTTCGCAGCATACACGTGCGCGCGAACACGTTATAAATAAGGACATAAACAAGAATCATGTCAAAGGCCATGTCAGAGCCAATCGATTTTATTGACTTGACGGTAGAGTCGGCGGAGAAATATTTAAACAGAAATAGAAACAGGAACGGCAATGCTGAAAACATATCTAATAATATTGCGAGAACGAAGCCAAAAAAGCGTACCTCTTCCAAACAA
Protein-coding sequences here:
- the Cnk gene encoding connector enhancer of ksr isoform X3; the encoded protein is MAYVNVAEWKTDQVCEWLKGLDNSVLPYVHSFTNHGVSGQQLLSLRPEDLEHLGVLKLGHQEIILEAVEYLRNFHYELDRENLQLLALRLSCQAHSLQNELSRQTDSKPVTTQTLSDVASVITAVKPLVRWLDRPPFSGQLEYNDKKAELMKLALEMATCAQRDRFAEKPIEEIRTICGQLAKLADYIIQDITDPMILQPASLDLATLKKKPGDDLGFYILPSFHGAHQIAEIKFGSAAHQCGKMEEGDEIVQVNYQTVVGWERKNLLELFRESPAEVLLTLKRRPRHTKVYGQIYIKPYRLPSNKKTSYTTRWQHNLPSPRPELLTIPDFTMPLPRHMPKNPSPEPASILDTVNILDTMIIDSSDSDSEAEPPLSIRLYSTKPRNSVQRRATITGASPTTKHGIDIEQFWKELKQEHSTTSQLRDKAASCAHGLDNVPSNIRPQSCLSIEQSKRKKRPDGQADDKKVQFQEKFLKPDVPQIDSVTHETKDECKTVENCEEALTISNTSNPSQVSQASTNVTNNNNSSDTSVPLDECNNFIRDRHSHNKNIQCSKESSICSVKERGKLDKSYSTPAYDLMDTESIEERKQKLFHTLESSTSSFGNVSTTKTDIRLTSTNTEDQPKSINIDDQRQSTRACFASSAVQNVSNTDRHIVQNNEGEQFVEASQHSNSLKTFVRNVSDVSPRNSIANQSNKECIISDVNKGDKNNVMDNLSGEFENVSVASSNQNFASNPSSCHERNEDKSEPMNSCAQNNSGSNQSLTKFGKILQTFNCTQTEQKKLIERKPSSASIKEKLQFEEKSRTNCDLNSAEIDASNINQHAPQIQIFHKMQNDNTKTEDVTCQGNMAQPCKYVELTKVESSKKPDPKSHSIPPDPPPRKYFSKSTVNSSSDNTLRVSEDQEKHRASQRPNVRRDLKRPEFSLDNHIKSNLDLQERQDYFDTCNSFAERSIEFIDETNALGNERRPSLNMDSSYIEYNDKQIKESKSICDKYEPFNEKYAYASSTMDSYNHESYAQNTDSPDGSCSSKQSQTLEHKSKISEKERNFEKGVVNKAMMVARSIGLHGSLSKSSSSSPRSSRKRSILFARKRNISVKDMGTVDLEGWLTYRTRGAGGAWAKAWFVLKCSSLYRFKAQNSMKADCLIALPGFTVSRAAEVKSRKYAFKVYHTGTVFYFAADTEDSLTLWLEAINKATLGADGHSRNSALFSETDESDGEQKSKVKNALTPEYKSNLDKSFGSLKKVVRKDSTGYKDHEINGASLDRKYLKFLGTRNHNVPVPTAQFRSYRRVLPTSTPNKKQDSVPNSPDLQMTIAGSTFYGLCASQSTTDMSCSTQDMGDYRRTTDSRNRRPDDLQGFITLEEFMLSQREDRRQITRNRSVSPRMTPLTSDHVHVQHRNFHDNGTANTEAAANNDVAYARSKTNDEVANNTTPSYGYMRNIDNSHAARQLSGDFDSERNENKGESSKFSVHKKSSEFNCAHKKKTQDGLSSRHVKSYDSTHSRNVTNDQKRSTSLYHNTSDIDERFDRHASTVGEYNTNACAYQAQPSNSNETSRVYDYYSSKKTNSFTDDIKSLPKRLARNDGCSGSSSDLTYHASYETLQRAKKDASVSRKGSFNLTNRRDYGPSDKHWLDSLRRTDKKDVDYDKTRLKNAAQYQPPPIPSSPFEQEGMTAAFEMHLDKGEQVQKPSRLRNLFGNKCQQKPCTLDLPKETQKTLLGSPRLHRALFREKCYNQSRLPSRSNSQSPGDSGISQSVSSFSGNSPQTLSQSFSSVSSGGASHLLCQKGFTSTGRNSLNPPTLPYIPPPTSPPPDYPGLEYPPVFEPGTYSLLDASLLRNRNKSNRDPH